The sequence below is a genomic window from Candidatus Binataceae bacterium.
ATCCTCCGCCGCCTCGGCCGTCTCGCTCCGCGCGGCGAAATTCCAACCTTCAATCCGGCGCGCGGACTCCGCACCCGGCCCTATCCGCCCGATTCCGCGATCACCCAAATCTGGAGCGGCCTGCGCTCAGGCGCGATCGTGATCGCCGCGGTCGACTCGGGCGATGCCGCCGATCTCGTCGTCTTCGCTCGCGAGCTTGCCGCGCGCCTGCGCGTCTTCAAGCTTATCCTGCTCGACCGCGGCGGCGGCCTCGACAATGGCGACGGCGCGCGCCTGCCCTTCGTCGAGATCAAGCGTCTGCGCCGCGTCCTCGCCGGCGAGACCAGCCCGCTCCGCCGCGCCCTCGTCCGCGCCGCCGGCCATGCGCTTCGCGACGGCGTCCCCTCGGTCAATCTGACCGCCCCGCGCGAGGTCTATGACGAGCTTTTCAGCTTCATCGGCGCCGGCACGCTCTTCACCGAGCACCAGTACGGCGACGTCCGGCCGATCGCCATCGATGACTTCGAGGAGGCCGCCACGCTCATCAAGCGCGGCCAGAAGGAAGGTTCGCTGCTGCCGCGCGACGACGACGAAATCGCCCGCCTGCTCCCTTCGTGCTTCGGCTACCGCGTCGGCGACGAGAATCTGGCCGGCATCGTCTCGCTGCTGACCGAGCCCTACCGCCGCGAGCGCGCCGGCGAAATCACCGGCCTCTACACCCTGACCCGCTTCCAGCGCGAGGGCGTCGCCCAGGAACTCGTCGGCGAGGTCGTCGCCGAGGCCCGCGCCCGCCGTCTGCGTTACGTCTTCGCCTGCACCGCCGAGGCCAACGCCGCCCGCTTCTTCGCGCGGCTCAAATTCCGCCGCGTCACCGCAAGCGCCACGCCCGCCGCCAAATGGCGCGGCTACGACCGCACCCGCATCCCCCGCCTTCTCATCTTCCGCCAGGATTTGAAGTAGAGCTGCAGCAGCGGGTCTGAAACCGCTGGATCGAAACTATTCCCACGACACCTTCGCCACCACGCTCGCGGAGCTGTTCAGGGGCGGCGCGGAATCCCTTAAGACTTCGCTTTCTTCGCAGGTTTCGACTTGCCGGAACTGTTGAGAGCGGCCGCCTGGCGAACGAGCGTCTTGAAGGCCGACTCGTCAACTTCTTCGCCTTCGTGGATATCGATCGCGCGGCGTACGTTACCGTCGCGACTCGAGTTGAAGAGCCGGGCCGGATCCTTCAGAGACGCGCCCTTGGCGAAGGTCAGCTTCACGACCTTCTTATAGGATTCGCCCGTGCAGATGATGCCGTCGTGCGACCATACCGGAGTGCCCATCCACTTCCATTCCTCGACGGCGTTCGGGTCTGCTTCCTTGATGAGTTTGCGCATTCTGCTGAGGGTTGCCCCGCGCCAGTCCCCGAGTTCGGCGATTCTTTTCGAAATGAGTGCCGAGGCCGTCTGCCCTTGGCCCGCGCCAGTCTTCTTCATCTCTCATCCTGGAAGTTCCAGATATATAGTTCATTTGCACGAC
It includes:
- a CDS encoding GNAT family N-acetyltransferase, producing MSDTCGATAPARRGPVFTEKAFYLEEFYGKSLLFTLIPPSGERLSELDALVRTLRELKRNSTRCILIASTAALPRILRRLGRLAPRGEIPTFNPARGLRTRPYPPDSAITQIWSGLRSGAIVIAAVDSGDAADLVVFARELAARLRVFKLILLDRGGGLDNGDGARLPFVEIKRLRRVLAGETSPLRRALVRAAGHALRDGVPSVNLTAPREVYDELFSFIGAGTLFTEHQYGDVRPIAIDDFEEAATLIKRGQKEGSLLPRDDDEIARLLPSCFGYRVGDENLAGIVSLLTEPYRRERAGEITGLYTLTRFQREGVAQELVGEVVAEARARRLRYVFACTAEANAARFFARLKFRRVTASATPAAKWRGYDRTRIPRLLIFRQDLK
- a CDS encoding DUF1801 domain-containing protein yields the protein MKKTGAGQGQTASALISKRIAELGDWRGATLSRMRKLIKEADPNAVEEWKWMGTPVWSHDGIICTGESYKKVVKLTFAKGASLKDPARLFNSSRDGNVRRAIDIHEGEEVDESAFKTLVRQAAALNSSGKSKPAKKAKS